The following is a genomic window from Spirosoma agri.
GGGCATTGGATAACTGCCCTAGTGAGCATACTTTTGCCGCTTCCATCAGACTCTCGAAGATGTTGCCGTTAGCCAGTGCCGTTGTTTGTAAAGCCGCCAGTGCCGTTGCCGATTCAGCCCGGTGCTGGTGCTGAAAAGCCTGGCAGGAATCAACGGCGTAGCGTTTCTCCTCGTCGGTGGAGCGGATGACTTCTTTTGGGACGATAGTTGGCGAACCGGCAGGGTCCAGGAAGGTGTTGACGCCAACGATGGGCAGCTGGCCGTTGTGTTTCAGCGTCTCGTAGTACATCGATTCCTCCTGAATTTTGCTGCGCTGGTACATGCGTTCCATCGCTCCCAATACACCACCCCGTTCATTGATCGCCAGAAATTCCTGGTAGACCGCTTCTTCGACCAGATTCGTTAGCTCCTCAACGATAAATGAACCCTGCAAGGGATTTTCATTCTTAGTCAACCCAAACTCGCGGTTGATAACCAGCTGGATAGCCATTGCTCGACGGACTGATTCTTCGGTAGGCGTGGTGATCGCTTCGTCGTAGGCGTTGGTATGCAGGGAGTTGCAGTTGTCGTAAATAGCCAGTACCGCCTGTAGCGTGGTGCGAATGTCGTTGAAAGCTATTTCCTGCGCGTGCAGGCTCCGGCCCGATGTCTGAATGTGGTATTTGAGTTTCTGCGAACGGTCGCTGGCTTTGTACTTATTGCGCATGGCTTTCGCCCAGATCCGTCGGGCCACGCGGCCCAGCACCGTGTATTCCGGGTCCATACCATTCGAGAAGAAAAACGATAGATTTGGGGCGAAATCGTCTATGTTCATACCCCGGCTGAGGTAGTATTCAACGAACGTAAACCCATTGGATAGGGTGAAGGCCAACTGCGAGATTGGATTGGCCCCGGCTTCGGCGATGTGATACCCCGAAATGGAAACGGAGTAGAAATTCTGCACCTGATTATCGATGAAGTACTGTTGACTGTCGCCCATCATCCTGAGCGCAAATTCGGTCGAGAAGATACAGGTGTTTTGCGCCTGATCTTCCTTCAGAATATCGGCTTGTACCGTTCCCCGCACCGTTCGAAGCGTATCGGCTTTTATTTTTTCGTAGACCTCCCGAGGTAATACCTTGTCGCCCGTAGTGCCCAGCAGCAGCAGCCCGAGACCATTGTTGCCATCGGGCAGCTTCCCCTGGTAGCGTGGGTGGAAGTCCGTGCCCAGCCCGTCAACAGAAATTCCCGCCTGTGCCATGTATTTCTCGCATTGCTGGTCGATGGCTGCGTTCAGGAAAAAGGCCAGCAACATGGGGGCAGGACCGTTGATGGTCATCGAAACGGAGGTAGCCGGATCGCACAGGTCGAAGCCGGAATAGAGCTTTTTGGCGTCGTCAAGCGTGCAGACGCTGACGCCTGAGTTGCCAACTTTGCCGAAAATGTCCGGTCGCATGGCGGGATCTTCGCCGTATAAGGTAACGGAGTCAAACGCCGTTGAAAGACGCTTGGCGGGTAAGCCCTTCGATACATAATGGAAGCGCCGGTTAGTTCGCTCCGGTCCGCCTTCACCCGCAAACATGCGCGTTGGGTCCTCACCCTCACGTTTGAGTGGAAACACGCCCGCTGTGTACGGAAACTCCCCCGGTACGTTTTCGGTGAGTAGCCACTGCAACACATCGCCCCAATCGTGGTAGTTTGGTAAGCTGACTTTGGGTATGCTCAGGTGCGAAAGCGTTTCCGAATAGAGCGGCTGCCGAATGGTTTTCCCCCGAACAGTGAACTCATAAAACGGGGCTGTATAGCGTTTCTGCATCGCTGGCCACTGCTGCACTAGAGCACGGCAGTCGGGATTGAAACGAGCGTTCAGTTCAATGTATAGTTTCTGCAATTCGTCACTGAGGGGGCTGTCCGGTACCATTTTTATCGTACCATCAAGCTGGTAAAGCTGCCGCGCTAAGGTTGTTTGTTCGCGCACAAACGAGTCATACCGGCGACTTTCTTCCACGATCTCCGCCAAGTAGCGAACGCGATCCGGTGCGATGATCGAAATACCCGGCGTATGCGGTTCGGTTGTTGATGCTGTGGGTTCGGGTAAACCGAGAATTGACACCAGTCTCGCAAACAGAGCGTTCATGCCCGGATCATTGAACTGAGCGGCAATGGTTCCCAGAATCGGCAGGTCTTCGTCCGGACTATCCCATAGGTTATGATTCCGCCGGTATTGTTTGCGGACGTCTCGCAGCGCATCCAGCGAACCGCGCTTATCGAATTTGTTGATCGCAATGACATCGGCGAAGTCGAGCATATCGATCTTTTCCAGCTGTGTGGCCGCACCGTACTCCGCCGTCATCACGTACAGCGTTTTGTCGGCGTGTTCGGTAATTTCGGTGTCTGATTGGCCAATGCCCGACGTTTCGACAATGATCAGATCAAAATGAGCGGCTTTGCATATATCAATCGCATCCTGCACATGGCGGCTCAATGCCAGATTCGATTGCCGCGTCGCCAGTGAGCGCATGTATACACGTGGGACTGCGTCGGCTGGCGAATGGATGGCGTTCATCCGGATGCGGTCGCCGAGCAGCGCCCCACCCGTTTTGCGCTTCGAGGGATCGACCGAAATGATGGCCAATGTTTTGTCGGGAAATGTGCGCAGAAACCGAAGTACCAACTCATCGACCAGCGACGATTTGCCCGCGCCACCTGTACCTGTAATACCCAGCACTTTAGTGAAGCTATGGGCAAGGGCTAACCCCGAATGATCGAATTTTTCCGGCCTGTTTTCGGCCGTGGTGATCAGCCGCGCGATCTGGTTTTGGTTTGCCGTCCTACGTAGAGACCGGTCGGAATGCCGCACCGGCGGTGATGCGGCATTCCGACCGGTCTCTACAAGATCAAAATCGCATTGTGTTAGCAGATTGTCAATCATGCCCTGCAACCCCATTGTCCGGCCATCGTCGGGCGAGTAGATACGCGCGATGCCGTACGCGTGTAGTTCGTCAATTTCCGCTGGTAGAATCGTGCCGCCCCCTCCACCGAAGATTTTGATGTGGCCCGCTCCGCGTTCGTTCAGCAGATCGTGCATGTATTTGAAAAATTCCAGATGGCCGCCCTGATAGCTCGTTACCGCAATACCCTGTACATCCTCCTGAATAGCGCAGTC
Proteins encoded in this region:
- a CDS encoding methylmalonyl-CoA mutase family protein, translated to MIAQQPIPSQPAARSFTNKIRIVTAASLFDGHDAAINLMRRLMQASGAEVIHLGHNRSVADIVDCAIQEDVQGIAVTSYQGGHLEFFKYMHDLLNERGAGHIKIFGGGGGTILPAEIDELHAYGIARIYSPDDGRTMGLQGMIDNLLTQCDFDLVETGRNAASPPVRHSDRSLRRTANQNQIARLITTAENRPEKFDHSGLALAHSFTKVLGITGTGGAGKSSLVDELVLRFLRTFPDKTLAIISVDPSKRKTGGALLGDRIRMNAIHSPADAVPRVYMRSLATRQSNLALSRHVQDAIDICKAAHFDLIIVETSGIGQSDTEITEHADKTLYVMTAEYGAATQLEKIDMLDFADVIAINKFDKRGSLDALRDVRKQYRRNHNLWDSPDEDLPILGTIAAQFNDPGMNALFARLVSILGLPEPTASTTEPHTPGISIIAPDRVRYLAEIVEESRRYDSFVREQTTLARQLYQLDGTIKMVPDSPLSDELQKLYIELNARFNPDCRALVQQWPAMQKRYTAPFYEFTVRGKTIRQPLYSETLSHLSIPKVSLPNYHDWGDVLQWLLTENVPGEFPYTAGVFPLKREGEDPTRMFAGEGGPERTNRRFHYVSKGLPAKRLSTAFDSVTLYGEDPAMRPDIFGKVGNSGVSVCTLDDAKKLYSGFDLCDPATSVSMTINGPAPMLLAFFLNAAIDQQCEKYMAQAGISVDGLGTDFHPRYQGKLPDGNNGLGLLLLGTTGDKVLPREVYEKIKADTLRTVRGTVQADILKEDQAQNTCIFSTEFALRMMGDSQQYFIDNQVQNFYSVSISGYHIAEAGANPISQLAFTLSNGFTFVEYYLSRGMNIDDFAPNLSFFFSNGMDPEYTVLGRVARRIWAKAMRNKYKASDRSQKLKYHIQTSGRSLHAQEIAFNDIRTTLQAVLAIYDNCNSLHTNAYDEAITTPTEESVRRAMAIQLVINREFGLTKNENPLQGSFIVEELTNLVEEAVYQEFLAINERGGVLGAMERMYQRSKIQEESMYYETLKHNGQLPIVGVNTFLDPAGSPTIVPKEVIRSTDEEKRYAVDSCQAFQHQHRAESATALAALQTTALANGNIFESLMEAAKVCSLGQLSNALYAVGGQYRRNM